One segment of Triticum aestivum cultivar Chinese Spring chromosome 2A, IWGSC CS RefSeq v2.1, whole genome shotgun sequence DNA contains the following:
- the LOC123187694 gene encoding rhomboid-like protein 19, which yields MMSSVSPPAPSLPSGGGSFFRGYTKLCKGLAVILLLVHLLVQLFPSAVNYLALIPARTIPFAWNLITAGYVEQTIPGVIISIIGLLLFGKLLEPLWGTKELSKFVFIVNFSTSMCVFVTAIAVYYVTQQESYLYTPLSGFYGVLSGLLVGIKQLMPEMELNLFVLKIKGKWIPSLIALISVVVSFFMKDLVSYLPVILFGIYMSWIYLRYFQKRLETGLKGDPSEEFSFSSFFPAILRPVLDPIATIFHRLLCGRSDRADRGQTLETSSLPGSDSTEANRRRERGQRALEQRLAEKLAAVKSTESTSLDASDKV from the exons ATGATGAGCAGCGTCTCCCCTCCGGCGCCGTCGCTCCCCTCCGGG GGTGGAAGCTTCTTCAGAGGGTACACGAAGCTCTGCAAGGGCCTCGCCGTCATATTGCTTCTCGTGCACCTCTTGGTCCAGCTGTTCCCATCGGCCGTCAACTATCTCGCGCTTATCCCTGCAAG GACAATCCCTTTCGCCTGGAACTTGATAACTGCTGGCTATGTCGAGCAAACCATTCCAGGG GTGATTATCAGCATCATTGGTCTTCTTTTATTTGGGAAATTATTAGAGCCTTTATGGGGCACAAAGGAGTTATCAAAGTTCGTTTTTATTGTCAACTTCTCAACTTCAATGTGTGTCTTCGTAACTGCTATTGCTGTGTACTACGTAACACAACAAGAGAGCTACCT CTACACTCCTCTTTCTGGTTTCTATGGGGTTCTGTCAGGATTGCTGGTGGGCATCAAGCAACTTATGCCAGAGATGGAGCTTAATCTTTTCGTGCTGAAGATTAAGGGAAAG TGGATCCCATCACTTATTGCACTGATCTCCGTTGTTGTAAGCTTCTTCATGAAGGACTTGGTATCTTACCTCCCAGTTATACTGTTTGGCATTTATATGAGTTGGATTTACCTGCGTTACTTCCAAAAGAGGCTAGAGACAGGCCTGAAAGGGGATCCAAGCGAGGAGTTCTCTTTCTCAAGTTTCTTCCCTGCAATTCTGAG ACCAGTTCTGGATCCAATAGCCACAATATTCCATAGGCTTCTTTGTGGAAGATCTGATAGGGCAGACCGGGGTCAGACATTGGAAACGTCATCATTGCCGGGTTCAGATTCTACTGAGGCAAACAGGAGGAG GGAAAGGGGTCAAAGGGCACTGGAGCAAAGATTGGCTGAGAAGCTGGCCGCGGTCAAGAGTACAGAGAGCACGTCTCTCGACGCATCCGACAAAGTTTGA